A stretch of Nitrospira sp. DNA encodes these proteins:
- a CDS encoding glycosyltransferase family 4 protein, with amino-acid sequence MAARTVIHIITRLDRGGSAQNTMLTVLGHDRTQYEPVVIAGHPGSWDAQGGMAATEEQCRRLEKEGISCVIVPSLVRQISPWKDLCALWTVVGILRAKRPAIVHTHTSKAGVVGRVAAWFARVPVIVHTPHGHVFYGHFGLWKSRIFVQIERILCRVTSRLMALTSAERDDHLARAVGQADRFAVIPSGIDVERFRRARVEGRRIPSWFNCPSDATIVGSIGWLTDIKGHRVLVETVSYLKDEFPQLHAVIVGSGGQHDVLLAQADSLGVRDRIHLVGHRDDVERCLAGMDCFVFPSLNEGMGRALIEAMAAGLPVVASRVGGIPAIVRHEENGLLVAAGDSRALSDALRRILSDPQLADRLGRNASRTIGHAFGVQAMVDAVELVYRRALQAHA; translated from the coding sequence ATGGCAGCGCGCACGGTCATTCACATTATTACCAGGCTCGATCGGGGAGGCTCGGCACAAAACACCATGTTGACTGTGTTAGGGCATGACCGGACGCAGTATGAGCCGGTGGTGATCGCCGGTCATCCCGGATCGTGGGACGCGCAGGGTGGCATGGCGGCGACAGAGGAACAGTGTCGTCGCCTGGAGAAGGAGGGGATCTCCTGCGTCATCGTGCCGTCGCTCGTTCGCCAGATCAGCCCCTGGAAGGATCTCTGCGCGTTATGGACAGTGGTCGGTATCCTGCGGGCGAAACGGCCGGCGATCGTCCATACCCACACGTCGAAAGCCGGTGTCGTCGGTCGAGTGGCCGCCTGGTTCGCGCGGGTTCCGGTGATCGTGCATACGCCGCACGGACATGTGTTTTACGGACACTTCGGTCTCTGGAAATCCCGGATCTTTGTACAGATTGAACGCATCCTGTGTCGCGTGACGAGCAGGCTGATGGCGTTGACGAGCGCAGAGCGGGACGACCATCTTGCGAGAGCGGTCGGCCAGGCCGATCGGTTTGCCGTGATCCCCAGCGGCATCGATGTCGAGCGGTTTCGCCGTGCGCGCGTCGAGGGGAGGCGGATTCCATCGTGGTTTAACTGTCCTTCGGACGCGACCATTGTCGGATCGATCGGATGGTTGACGGATATCAAAGGTCATCGGGTTTTGGTCGAAACCGTGAGTTACCTCAAGGACGAGTTTCCGCAGCTCCATGCAGTGATCGTGGGAAGCGGCGGGCAGCATGACGTCTTGCTCGCACAGGCTGACTCCTTGGGCGTCCGTGATCGTATTCATTTGGTCGGGCATCGAGACGATGTCGAGCGGTGCCTGGCCGGGATGGACTGCTTTGTCTTTCCCTCGTTGAACGAGGGCATGGGGCGCGCGTTGATCGAAGCAATGGCAGCGGGTCTGCCGGTCGTGGCGAGCCGGGTCGGCGGGATTCCTGCGATCGTGCGACATGAGGAGAACGGGTTGCTGGTCGCGGCGGGGGATAGTCGGGCGCTGAGCGACGCGTTGCGTCGCATCCTGAGCGATCCGCAGTTGGCCGATAGGCTCGGCCGGAACGCCTCGCGCACGATTGGGCACGCATTCGGAGTGCAGGCCATGGTTGATGCCGTTGAGTTGGTATATCGGAGAGCCTTGCAGGCCCATGCATAA
- a CDS encoding WbqC family protein, with product MRVTIHQPQFLPWLGYLDKIDRADCFIVLDTVQFKKNEWQNRNRIKTADGWQWLTVPVLHHFGQRVQEVTINPTAAWRDQHLRALGMHYARSPFRDRYLPELRAIYAEPWTKLSELNLAVIRWLLEAYGITTPLRCASEMAAREEPTDRLVDLCRAVGATQYLAGPGAEGYMDQSRFEASGVELEIQEFLHPEYGQMYGPFEPNLSAIDLLLCVGPDALKQLRSRRVRPVRATVSSRP from the coding sequence ATGCGCGTCACGATTCATCAACCGCAGTTTCTGCCGTGGCTGGGCTATCTCGACAAGATCGATCGAGCTGATTGTTTTATCGTGTTGGACACGGTCCAGTTCAAGAAGAACGAATGGCAGAATCGGAACCGGATCAAAACGGCGGACGGGTGGCAATGGCTGACGGTGCCGGTGCTGCATCATTTCGGTCAACGCGTGCAAGAGGTGACGATCAACCCGACGGCGGCCTGGCGCGATCAACATCTGCGGGCGCTGGGGATGCACTACGCGCGGTCGCCGTTCCGCGACCGGTATCTGCCGGAGTTGCGGGCGATCTATGCCGAACCCTGGACGAAGCTATCCGAGCTGAATCTGGCGGTGATCCGCTGGCTGCTAGAGGCCTATGGCATCACGACCCCCTTGCGCTGTGCATCTGAGATGGCCGCGCGCGAAGAGCCGACCGACCGCCTCGTCGATCTCTGTCGGGCGGTCGGCGCGACACAGTATCTCGCGGGACCCGGGGCGGAAGGGTATATGGATCAGTCGCGGTTTGAGGCGAGCGGGGTGGAGTTGGAAATTCAGGAGTTTCTCCATCCCGAGTACGGGCAGATGTACGGGCCATTTGAGCCGAATCTATCGGCCATCGATCTTTTGCTCTGCGTGGGGCCTGACGCATTGAAGCAACTGCGCAGTCGCCGGGTTCGACCAGTCCGGGCGACCGTGTCATCGCGACCATGA
- a CDS encoding PIG-L deacetylase family protein, producing MTFDGTEAMRILAIGAHPDDIEAGCGGALVKYAQNGHRVFLMVMTEGEQGGAGELRKFEQEQAAKQLCAERIFWGGYQDTAVPMGRELIQSIEAVVKEVDPHFIFVHYHDDTHQDHRHLAMAAISATRYTKNVLFYEGPTTQNFAPTVFVDIDQVLDEKIAAIEAHASQVRKTNIEALSIVDVIRSSAHFRGIQGRVKNAEGFLPLRLFINIGT from the coding sequence ATGACATTCGACGGCACAGAAGCGATGCGGATTCTGGCGATCGGGGCTCATCCGGACGACATCGAAGCCGGCTGCGGCGGGGCGCTGGTCAAGTATGCGCAAAATGGACATCGGGTGTTTTTGATGGTGATGACGGAGGGGGAGCAGGGCGGCGCCGGTGAACTCCGGAAGTTCGAGCAGGAGCAGGCGGCCAAGCAGCTCTGTGCCGAGCGGATTTTTTGGGGCGGCTATCAGGATACCGCCGTGCCGATGGGACGTGAGCTGATCCAGTCGATTGAAGCGGTCGTCAAGGAAGTCGATCCGCATTTTATCTTTGTGCATTATCACGACGACACGCACCAGGACCACCGTCATCTGGCCATGGCGGCGATTTCGGCGACGCGTTACACGAAGAATGTCTTATTCTACGAAGGTCCGACGACACAAAACTTTGCGCCGACGGTGTTTGTCGATATCGATCAAGTGCTCGACGAAAAGATTGCGGCCATCGAGGCCCATGCGTCGCAAGTCAGGAAGACGAACATTGAAGCCCTCAGTATCGTGGACGTGATCCGGTCCTCGGCGCATTTTCGCGGGATTCAGGGTCGGGTGAAAAACGCAGAAGGGTTTCTTCCCTTGCGATTGTTTATTAATATTGGAACATGA
- a CDS encoding DegT/DnrJ/EryC1/StrS aminotransferase family protein — MIPHSRPSIDQQEIRAVTEVLQSGHLAQGAVVERFERGMAAYLGLAGGVAVNSGTMALEVALRVLGIGPGDEVILPSYVCAAPWQAVQRVGAQARLVDIEPETFQIDADLARAAITSKTRAIIVPHLFGLPADLTALARLGVPLIEDCAQTLGATEQGRAVGSVGTLTVCSFYANKLLCAGEGGMVLSNDSVLFERARALREYDGAPSLIPQATNLKMTDLQAAVGLAQLDRLPELLERRVSLAREYRVALAGTSAIVPAVPAGRSHIYYRFVVRTSKRGSGADELRACIGRLERAGVQCRKPVFRSLHRYLDLDGFPASEAAEHDALSLPLYPSLADEEVAQICMAMRDEWRRE; from the coding sequence ATGATTCCGCATTCCCGTCCGTCGATCGACCAGCAGGAGATCCGAGCCGTCACCGAGGTGTTGCAGTCCGGCCATCTCGCGCAAGGTGCGGTCGTCGAGCGGTTCGAGCGGGGGATGGCTGCCTACCTCGGCCTGGCCGGCGGCGTCGCGGTCAATTCGGGAACGATGGCACTGGAAGTCGCGCTGCGAGTCCTGGGCATAGGACCCGGCGACGAGGTGATTCTGCCGAGTTATGTGTGTGCGGCGCCCTGGCAGGCGGTTCAGCGCGTCGGGGCGCAGGCGCGTCTGGTGGATATCGAGCCGGAAACCTTCCAGATCGACGCCGACCTGGCCCGGGCGGCGATCACCTCCAAGACTCGCGCGATCATTGTGCCGCATCTGTTCGGATTGCCGGCCGATTTGACCGCGCTCGCCCGTCTCGGCGTGCCGCTCATTGAGGATTGCGCGCAGACTTTGGGGGCGACTGAGCAGGGGCGGGCGGTCGGCTCCGTGGGAACGCTGACGGTCTGTTCATTCTATGCGAACAAGTTACTGTGTGCGGGGGAAGGCGGGATGGTGCTCTCGAACGATTCCGTGTTGTTTGAGCGAGCCCGAGCGCTGCGAGAGTATGACGGGGCGCCGTCGTTGATCCCCCAGGCGACGAATCTCAAGATGACGGACCTGCAGGCTGCCGTCGGCCTGGCGCAGTTGGACCGCCTCCCGGAATTGTTGGAGCGCCGTGTGAGTCTTGCCCGGGAATATCGCGTGGCGCTGGCAGGGACGTCGGCAATCGTGCCGGCGGTGCCGGCCGGACGATCGCATATCTATTATCGGTTCGTTGTACGAACGTCCAAGAGGGGATCAGGTGCGGATGAATTGAGAGCCTGTATCGGTCGATTGGAGCGCGCCGGCGTACAATGCCGGAAACCGGTGTTCAGGTCGCTGCATCGCTATCTCGATCTCGACGGATTTCCTGCCAGCGAGGCGGCCGAACACGACGCGCTTTCTCTTCCGCTCTATCCGTCGTTGGCGGATGAAGAAGTGGCTCAGATATGTATGGCGATGAGGGATGAATGGCGACGCGAGTAA
- a CDS encoding MraY family glycosyltransferase: MATRVIENDLSMAVSPRSWRWLTPAMAVALIGVLALALPAVRDLFQLEGLRWLYVLLFAFLGSVALTPVMVQISHHWNLVDIPTERKIHVQPTPRLGGVAVYAGFVGSVLMNSILPDWMTAIVLAGSLLLIVGVIDDIRELPASSKLVAQFVAAGIVIASGKVLTLFPAGGIGEVANVLLTLLWIVGITNAFNFFDGMDGLASGLAILMAGFMGVVAFETDQPGVGWLAMAVIGACAGFFPYNFRGAQQAKIFLGDGGSTFLGFTLACLAVKGNWANHSPIVSFSNPLLIFGVLIYDMIHITVERVVTGKVHSVKEWLDYVGKDHLHHRLERALGSRQASVAMIFLLTVCLGLSAMALRHAGLQEAVLLLVQAGLIVGMVTILELSGRRR; the protein is encoded by the coding sequence ATGGCGACGCGAGTAATCGAGAACGACCTGTCGATGGCGGTGAGCCCTCGCTCGTGGAGATGGCTGACGCCTGCAATGGCAGTGGCGTTGATTGGGGTGCTTGCGCTGGCGTTGCCCGCTGTTCGCGACCTGTTTCAGCTGGAGGGGCTGCGTTGGCTCTATGTGCTCTTATTTGCGTTTCTGGGAAGCGTCGCCCTCACGCCGGTGATGGTTCAGATCAGTCACCACTGGAATCTCGTCGACATTCCGACGGAACGGAAGATTCATGTGCAGCCGACGCCCCGGCTCGGTGGCGTCGCCGTCTATGCGGGTTTTGTCGGATCCGTGCTGATGAATTCAATCCTGCCGGACTGGATGACGGCGATTGTGTTGGCCGGATCGCTGCTGTTGATCGTCGGAGTGATCGACGATATCCGGGAGTTGCCCGCCTCATCGAAACTCGTGGCGCAGTTCGTGGCGGCCGGGATCGTGATCGCGTCGGGCAAGGTGCTCACCCTTTTTCCGGCAGGGGGGATCGGTGAAGTAGCGAATGTGCTGTTAACCCTGCTCTGGATCGTCGGGATTACGAATGCCTTTAACTTCTTTGACGGCATGGACGGTTTGGCCAGCGGTCTCGCCATTCTTATGGCGGGCTTCATGGGGGTAGTGGCGTTTGAAACCGACCAGCCCGGCGTAGGATGGTTGGCGATGGCCGTCATCGGCGCCTGTGCCGGATTCTTTCCGTACAATTTTCGGGGTGCTCAGCAGGCGAAAATATTTCTTGGCGACGGCGGGTCGACGTTCCTCGGGTTTACGCTGGCCTGTCTGGCGGTCAAAGGGAATTGGGCCAACCATAGTCCGATCGTGTCGTTCAGCAATCCGCTGTTGATTTTCGGCGTGCTGATCTACGACATGATCCATATTACCGTGGAGCGTGTGGTCACCGGGAAAGTGCATTCCGTGAAAGAGTGGCTGGACTATGTGGGCAAGGACCATCTGCATCATCGATTAGAGCGGGCATTGGGATCCCGGCAGGCCAGCGTCGCCATGATTTTCCTGCTCACGGTTTGCCTCGGTCTTTCCGCCATGGCGCTCCGCCACGCCGGTCTTCA